The Symphalangus syndactylus isolate Jambi chromosome 16, NHGRI_mSymSyn1-v2.1_pri, whole genome shotgun sequence genome has a window encoding:
- the FGFR3 gene encoding fibroblast growth factor receptor 3 isoform X4: MGARACALALCVAVAIVAGASSESLGTEQRVVGRAAEVPGPEPGQHEQLVFGSGDAVELSCPPPGGGPMGPTVWVKDGTGLVPSERVLVGPQRLQVLNASHEDSGAYSCRQRLTQRVLCHFSVRVTDAPSSGDDEDGEDEAEDTGVDTAGAPYWTRPERMDKKLLAVPAANTVRFRCPAAGNPTPSISWLKNGKEFRGEHRIGGIKLRHQQWSLVMESVVPSDRGNYTCVVENKFGSIRQTYTLDVLERSPHRPILQAGLPANQTAVLGSDVEFHCKVYSDAQPHIQWLKHVEVNGSKVGPDGTPYVTVLKTAGANTTDKELEVLSLHNVTFEDAGEYTCLAGNSIGFSHHSAWLVVLPAEEELVESDEAGSVYAGILSYGAGFFLFILVVAAVTLCRLRSPPKKGLGSPTVHKISRFPLKRQQVSLESNASMSSNTPLVRIARLSSGEGPTLANVSELELPADPKWELSRARLTLGKPLGEGCFGQVVMAEAIGIDKDRAARPVTVAVKMLKDDATDKDLSDLVSEMEMMKMIGKHKNIINLLGACTQGGPLYVLVEYAAKGNLREFLRARRPPGLDYSFDTCKPPEEQLTFKDLVSCAYQVARGMEYLASQKCIHRDLAARNVLVTEDNVMKIADFGLARDVHNLDYYKKTTNGRLPVKWMAPEALFDRVYTHQSDVWSFGVLLWEIFTLGGSPYPGIPVEELFKLLKEGHRMDKPANCTHDLYMIMRECWHAAPSQRPTFKQLVEDLDRVLTVTSTDQEYLDLSAPFEQYSPGGQDTPSSSSSGDDSVFAHDLLPPAPPSSGGSRT, from the exons AAGTCCCGGGCCCAGAGCCCGGCCAGCATGAGCAGTTGGTCTTCGGCAGCGGGGACGCTGTGGAGCTGAGCTGTCCCCCGCCCGGGGGTGGTCCCATGGGGCCCACTGTCTGGGTCAAGGATGGCACAGGGCTGGTGCCCTCGGAGCGGGTCCTGGTGGGACCCCAGCGGCTGCAGGTGCTGAATGCCTCCCACGAGGACTCCGGGGCCTACAGCTGCCGGCAGCGGCTCACGCAGCGCGTCCTGTGCCACTTCAGTGTGCGGGTGACAG ATGCTCCATCCTCGGGAGATGACGAAGATGGGGAGGATGAGGCTGAGGACACAGGTGTGGACACAG CAGGGGCCCCTTACTGGACTCGGCCCGAGCGCATGGACAAGAAGCTGCTGGCCGTGCCGGCCGCCAACACCGTCCGCTTCCGCTGCCCGGCCGCCGGCAACCCCACCCCCTCCATCTCCTGGCTGAAGAATGGCAAGGAGTTCCGCGGGGAGCACCGCATCGGAGGCATCAAG CTGCGGCACCAGCAGTGGAGCCTGGTCATGGAAAGCGTGGTGCCCTCGGACCGTGGCAACTACACCTGCGTAGTGGAGAACAAGTTTGGCAGCATCCGGCAGACATACACGCTGGACGTGCTGG AGCGCTCCCCGCACCGGCCCATCCTGCAGGCGGGGCTGCCGGCCAACCAGACGGCGGTGCTGGGCAGCGATGTGGAGTTCCACTGCAAGGTGTACAGTGACGCACAGCCCCACATCCAGTGGCTGAAGCACGTGGAGGTGAACGGCAGCAAGGTGGGCCCTGATGGCACACCCTACGTTACCGTACTCAAG ACGGCAGGCGCTAACACCACCGACAAGGAGCTAGAGGTTCTGTCCTTGCACAACGTCACCTTTGAGGATGCCGGGGAGTACACCTGCCTGGCGGGCAATTCTATTGGGTTTTCTCATCACTCTGCGTGGCTGGTGGTGCTGCCAG CTGAGGAGGAGCTGGTGGAGTCTGACGAGGCGGGCAGTGTGTATGCAGGCATTCTCAGCTATGGGGCGGGCTTCTTCCTGTTCATCCTGGTGGTGGCGGCTGTGACGCTCTGCCGCCTGCGCAGCCCCCCCAAGAAAGGCCTGGGCTCCCCCACCGTGCACAAGATCTCCCGCTTCCCGCTCAAGCGACAG CAGGTGTCCCTGGAGTCCAACGCGTCCATGAGCTCCAACACACCGCTGGTGCGCATTGCAAGGCTGTCCTCAGGGGAGGGCCCCACGCTGGCCAATGTCTCCGAGCTCGAGCTGCCTGCCGACCCCAAATGGGAGCTGTCTCGGGCCCG GCTGACCCTGGGCAAGCCCCTTGGGGAGGGCTGCTTCGGCCAGGTGGTCATGGCGGAGGCCATTGGCATTGACAAGGACCGGGCCGCCAGGCCTGTCACCGTAGCCGTGAAGATGCTGAAAG ACGATGCCACGGACAAGGATCTCTCAGACCTGGTgtctgagatggagatgatgAAGATGATTGGGAAACATAAGAACATCATCAACCTGCTGGGCGCTTGCACGCAGGGCG GGCCCCTGTACGTGCTGGTGGAGTACGCGGCCAAGGGCAACCTGCGGGAGTTCCTGCGGGCACGACGGCCCCCGGGCCTGGACTACTCCTTCGACACCTGCAAACCGCCCGAGGAGCAGCTCACCTTCAAGGACCTGGTGTCCTGTGCCTACCAGGTGGCCCGGGGCATGGAGTACTTGGCCTCCCAGAAG tGCATCCACAGGGACCTGGCCGCCCGCAATGTGCTGGTGACTGAGGACAACGTGATGAAGATCGCAGATTTTGGGCTGGCCCGGGACGTGCACAACCTCGACTACTACAAGAAGACAACCAAC GGCCGGCTGCCCGTGAAGTGGATGGCGCCTGAGGCCTTGTTTGACCGAGTCTACACTCACCAGAGTGACGT TTGGTCCTTTGGGGTCCTGCTCTGGGAGATCTTCACGCTGGGGGGCTCCCCGTACCCCGGCATCCCTGTGGAGGAGCTCTTCAAGCTGCTGAAGGAGGGCCACCGCATGGACAAGCCCGCCAACTGCACACACGACCT GTATATGATCATGCGGGAGTGCTGGCATGCTGCGCCCTCCCAGAGGCCCACCTTCAAGCAGCTGGTGGAGGACCTGGACCGTGTCCTTACTGTGACGTCCACTGAT CAGGAGTACCTGGACCTGTCGGCGCCTTTCGAGCAGTACTCGCCTGGTGGCCAGGACACCCCCAGCTCCAGCTCCTCAGGGGATGACTCTGTGTTTGCCCACGACCTGCTGCCCCCGGCCCCACCCAGCAGTGGGGGCTCGCGGACGTGA
- the FGFR3 gene encoding fibroblast growth factor receptor 3 isoform X5, translating into MGARACALALCVAVAIVAGASSESLGTEQRVVGRAAEVPGPEPGQHEQLVFGSGDAVELSCPPPGGGPMGPTVWVKDGTGLVPSERVLVGPQRLQVLNASHEDSGAYSCRQRLTQRVLCHFSVRVTDAPSSGDDEDGEDEAEDTGVDTGAPYWTRPERMDKKLLAVPAANTVRFRCPAAGNPTPSISWLKNGKEFRGEHRIGGIKLRHQQWSLVMESVVPSDRGNYTCVVENKFGSIRQTYTLDVLERSPHRPILQAGLPANQTAVLGSDVEFHCKVYSDAQPHIQWLKHVEVNGSKVGPDGTPYVTVLKSWISESVEADVRLRLANVSERDGGEYLCRATNFIGVAEKAFWLSVHGPQAAEEELVESDEAGSVYAGILSYGAGFFLFILVVAAVTLCRLRSPPKKGLGSPTVHKISRFPLKRQVSLESNASMSSNTPLVRIARLSSGEGPTLANVSELELPADPKWELSRARLTLGKPLGEGCFGQVVMAEAIGIDKDRAARPVTVAVKMLKDDATDKDLSDLVSEMEMMKMIGKHKNIINLLGACTQGGPLYVLVEYAAKGNLREFLRARRPPGLDYSFDTCKPPEEQLTFKDLVSCAYQVARGMEYLASQKCIHRDLAARNVLVTEDNVMKIADFGLARDVHNLDYYKKTTNGRLPVKWMAPEALFDRVYTHQSDVWSFGVLLWEIFTLGGSPYPGIPVEELFKLLKEGHRMDKPANCTHDLYMIMRECWHAAPSQRPTFKQLVEDLDRVLTVTSTDEYLDLSAPFEQYSPGGQDTPSSSSSGDDSVFAHDLLPPAPPSSGGSRT; encoded by the exons AAGTCCCGGGCCCAGAGCCCGGCCAGCATGAGCAGTTGGTCTTCGGCAGCGGGGACGCTGTGGAGCTGAGCTGTCCCCCGCCCGGGGGTGGTCCCATGGGGCCCACTGTCTGGGTCAAGGATGGCACAGGGCTGGTGCCCTCGGAGCGGGTCCTGGTGGGACCCCAGCGGCTGCAGGTGCTGAATGCCTCCCACGAGGACTCCGGGGCCTACAGCTGCCGGCAGCGGCTCACGCAGCGCGTCCTGTGCCACTTCAGTGTGCGGGTGACAG ATGCTCCATCCTCGGGAGATGACGAAGATGGGGAGGATGAGGCTGAGGACACAGGTGTGGACACAG GGGCCCCTTACTGGACTCGGCCCGAGCGCATGGACAAGAAGCTGCTGGCCGTGCCGGCCGCCAACACCGTCCGCTTCCGCTGCCCGGCCGCCGGCAACCCCACCCCCTCCATCTCCTGGCTGAAGAATGGCAAGGAGTTCCGCGGGGAGCACCGCATCGGAGGCATCAAG CTGCGGCACCAGCAGTGGAGCCTGGTCATGGAAAGCGTGGTGCCCTCGGACCGTGGCAACTACACCTGCGTAGTGGAGAACAAGTTTGGCAGCATCCGGCAGACATACACGCTGGACGTGCTGG AGCGCTCCCCGCACCGGCCCATCCTGCAGGCGGGGCTGCCGGCCAACCAGACGGCGGTGCTGGGCAGCGATGTGGAGTTCCACTGCAAGGTGTACAGTGACGCACAGCCCCACATCCAGTGGCTGAAGCACGTGGAGGTGAACGGCAGCAAGGTGGGCCCTGATGGCACACCCTACGTTACCGTACTCAAG TCCTGGATCAGTGAGAGTGTGGAGGCCGACGTGCGCCTCCGCCTGGCCAATGTGTCGGAGCGGGACGGGGGCGAGTACCTCTGTCGAGCCACCAATTTCATAGGCGTGGCCGAGAAGGCCTTTTGGCTGAGCGTTCACGGGCCCCAAGCAG CTGAGGAGGAGCTGGTGGAGTCTGACGAGGCGGGCAGTGTGTATGCAGGCATTCTCAGCTATGGGGCGGGCTTCTTCCTGTTCATCCTGGTGGTGGCGGCTGTGACGCTCTGCCGCCTGCGCAGCCCCCCCAAGAAAGGCCTGGGCTCCCCCACCGTGCACAAGATCTCCCGCTTCCCGCTCAAGCGACAG GTGTCCCTGGAGTCCAACGCGTCCATGAGCTCCAACACACCGCTGGTGCGCATTGCAAGGCTGTCCTCAGGGGAGGGCCCCACGCTGGCCAATGTCTCCGAGCTCGAGCTGCCTGCCGACCCCAAATGGGAGCTGTCTCGGGCCCG GCTGACCCTGGGCAAGCCCCTTGGGGAGGGCTGCTTCGGCCAGGTGGTCATGGCGGAGGCCATTGGCATTGACAAGGACCGGGCCGCCAGGCCTGTCACCGTAGCCGTGAAGATGCTGAAAG ACGATGCCACGGACAAGGATCTCTCAGACCTGGTgtctgagatggagatgatgAAGATGATTGGGAAACATAAGAACATCATCAACCTGCTGGGCGCTTGCACGCAGGGCG GGCCCCTGTACGTGCTGGTGGAGTACGCGGCCAAGGGCAACCTGCGGGAGTTCCTGCGGGCACGACGGCCCCCGGGCCTGGACTACTCCTTCGACACCTGCAAACCGCCCGAGGAGCAGCTCACCTTCAAGGACCTGGTGTCCTGTGCCTACCAGGTGGCCCGGGGCATGGAGTACTTGGCCTCCCAGAAG tGCATCCACAGGGACCTGGCCGCCCGCAATGTGCTGGTGACTGAGGACAACGTGATGAAGATCGCAGATTTTGGGCTGGCCCGGGACGTGCACAACCTCGACTACTACAAGAAGACAACCAAC GGCCGGCTGCCCGTGAAGTGGATGGCGCCTGAGGCCTTGTTTGACCGAGTCTACACTCACCAGAGTGACGT TTGGTCCTTTGGGGTCCTGCTCTGGGAGATCTTCACGCTGGGGGGCTCCCCGTACCCCGGCATCCCTGTGGAGGAGCTCTTCAAGCTGCTGAAGGAGGGCCACCGCATGGACAAGCCCGCCAACTGCACACACGACCT GTATATGATCATGCGGGAGTGCTGGCATGCTGCGCCCTCCCAGAGGCCCACCTTCAAGCAGCTGGTGGAGGACCTGGACCGTGTCCTTACTGTGACGTCCACTGAT GAGTACCTGGACCTGTCGGCGCCTTTCGAGCAGTACTCGCCTGGTGGCCAGGACACCCCCAGCTCCAGCTCCTCAGGGGATGACTCTGTGTTTGCCCACGACCTGCTGCCCCCGGCCCCACCCAGCAGTGGGGGCTCGCGGACGTGA
- the FGFR3 gene encoding fibroblast growth factor receptor 3 isoform X8 — MGARACALALCVAVAIVAGASSESLGTEQRVVGRAAEVPGPEPGQHEQLVFGSGDAVELSCPPPGGGPMGPTVWVKDGTGLVPSERVLVGPQRLQVLNASHEDSGAYSCRQRLTQRVLCHFSVRVTDAPSSGDDEDGEDEAEDTGVDTGAPYWTRPERMDKKLLAVPAANTVRFRCPAAGNPTPSISWLKNGKEFRGEHRIGGIKLRHQQWSLVMESVVPSDRGNYTCVVENKFGSIRQTYTLDVLERSPHRPILQAGLPANQTAVLGSDVEFHCKVYSDAQPHIQWLKHVEVNGSKVGPDGTPYVTVLKTAGANTTDKELEVLSLHNVTFEDAGEYTCLAGNSIGFSHHSAWLVVLPAEEELVESDEAGSVYAGILSYGAGFFLFILVVAAVTLCRLRSPPKKGLGSPTVHKISRFPLKRQVSLESNASMSSNTPLVRIARLSSGEGPTLANVSELELPADPKWELSRARLTLGKPLGEGCFGQVVMAEAIGIDKDRAARPVTVAVKMLKDDATDKDLSDLVSEMEMMKMIGKHKNIINLLGACTQGGPLYVLVEYAAKGNLREFLRARRPPGLDYSFDTCKPPEEQLTFKDLVSCAYQVARGMEYLASQKCIHRDLAARNVLVTEDNVMKIADFGLARDVHNLDYYKKTTNGRLPVKWMAPEALFDRVYTHQSDVWSFGVLLWEIFTLGGSPYPGIPVEELFKLLKEGHRMDKPANCTHDLYMIMRECWHAAPSQRPTFKQLVEDLDRVLTVTSTDEYLDLSAPFEQYSPGGQDTPSSSSSGDDSVFAHDLLPPAPPSSGGSRT, encoded by the exons AAGTCCCGGGCCCAGAGCCCGGCCAGCATGAGCAGTTGGTCTTCGGCAGCGGGGACGCTGTGGAGCTGAGCTGTCCCCCGCCCGGGGGTGGTCCCATGGGGCCCACTGTCTGGGTCAAGGATGGCACAGGGCTGGTGCCCTCGGAGCGGGTCCTGGTGGGACCCCAGCGGCTGCAGGTGCTGAATGCCTCCCACGAGGACTCCGGGGCCTACAGCTGCCGGCAGCGGCTCACGCAGCGCGTCCTGTGCCACTTCAGTGTGCGGGTGACAG ATGCTCCATCCTCGGGAGATGACGAAGATGGGGAGGATGAGGCTGAGGACACAGGTGTGGACACAG GGGCCCCTTACTGGACTCGGCCCGAGCGCATGGACAAGAAGCTGCTGGCCGTGCCGGCCGCCAACACCGTCCGCTTCCGCTGCCCGGCCGCCGGCAACCCCACCCCCTCCATCTCCTGGCTGAAGAATGGCAAGGAGTTCCGCGGGGAGCACCGCATCGGAGGCATCAAG CTGCGGCACCAGCAGTGGAGCCTGGTCATGGAAAGCGTGGTGCCCTCGGACCGTGGCAACTACACCTGCGTAGTGGAGAACAAGTTTGGCAGCATCCGGCAGACATACACGCTGGACGTGCTGG AGCGCTCCCCGCACCGGCCCATCCTGCAGGCGGGGCTGCCGGCCAACCAGACGGCGGTGCTGGGCAGCGATGTGGAGTTCCACTGCAAGGTGTACAGTGACGCACAGCCCCACATCCAGTGGCTGAAGCACGTGGAGGTGAACGGCAGCAAGGTGGGCCCTGATGGCACACCCTACGTTACCGTACTCAAG ACGGCAGGCGCTAACACCACCGACAAGGAGCTAGAGGTTCTGTCCTTGCACAACGTCACCTTTGAGGATGCCGGGGAGTACACCTGCCTGGCGGGCAATTCTATTGGGTTTTCTCATCACTCTGCGTGGCTGGTGGTGCTGCCAG CTGAGGAGGAGCTGGTGGAGTCTGACGAGGCGGGCAGTGTGTATGCAGGCATTCTCAGCTATGGGGCGGGCTTCTTCCTGTTCATCCTGGTGGTGGCGGCTGTGACGCTCTGCCGCCTGCGCAGCCCCCCCAAGAAAGGCCTGGGCTCCCCCACCGTGCACAAGATCTCCCGCTTCCCGCTCAAGCGACAG GTGTCCCTGGAGTCCAACGCGTCCATGAGCTCCAACACACCGCTGGTGCGCATTGCAAGGCTGTCCTCAGGGGAGGGCCCCACGCTGGCCAATGTCTCCGAGCTCGAGCTGCCTGCCGACCCCAAATGGGAGCTGTCTCGGGCCCG GCTGACCCTGGGCAAGCCCCTTGGGGAGGGCTGCTTCGGCCAGGTGGTCATGGCGGAGGCCATTGGCATTGACAAGGACCGGGCCGCCAGGCCTGTCACCGTAGCCGTGAAGATGCTGAAAG ACGATGCCACGGACAAGGATCTCTCAGACCTGGTgtctgagatggagatgatgAAGATGATTGGGAAACATAAGAACATCATCAACCTGCTGGGCGCTTGCACGCAGGGCG GGCCCCTGTACGTGCTGGTGGAGTACGCGGCCAAGGGCAACCTGCGGGAGTTCCTGCGGGCACGACGGCCCCCGGGCCTGGACTACTCCTTCGACACCTGCAAACCGCCCGAGGAGCAGCTCACCTTCAAGGACCTGGTGTCCTGTGCCTACCAGGTGGCCCGGGGCATGGAGTACTTGGCCTCCCAGAAG tGCATCCACAGGGACCTGGCCGCCCGCAATGTGCTGGTGACTGAGGACAACGTGATGAAGATCGCAGATTTTGGGCTGGCCCGGGACGTGCACAACCTCGACTACTACAAGAAGACAACCAAC GGCCGGCTGCCCGTGAAGTGGATGGCGCCTGAGGCCTTGTTTGACCGAGTCTACACTCACCAGAGTGACGT TTGGTCCTTTGGGGTCCTGCTCTGGGAGATCTTCACGCTGGGGGGCTCCCCGTACCCCGGCATCCCTGTGGAGGAGCTCTTCAAGCTGCTGAAGGAGGGCCACCGCATGGACAAGCCCGCCAACTGCACACACGACCT GTATATGATCATGCGGGAGTGCTGGCATGCTGCGCCCTCCCAGAGGCCCACCTTCAAGCAGCTGGTGGAGGACCTGGACCGTGTCCTTACTGTGACGTCCACTGAT GAGTACCTGGACCTGTCGGCGCCTTTCGAGCAGTACTCGCCTGGTGGCCAGGACACCCCCAGCTCCAGCTCCTCAGGGGATGACTCTGTGTTTGCCCACGACCTGCTGCCCCCGGCCCCACCCAGCAGTGGGGGCTCGCGGACGTGA
- the FGFR3 gene encoding fibroblast growth factor receptor 3 isoform X6, with protein sequence MGARACALALCVAVAIVAGASSESLGTEQRVVGRAAEVPGPEPGQHEQLVFGSGDAVELSCPPPGGGPMGPTVWVKDGTGLVPSERVLVGPQRLQVLNASHEDSGAYSCRQRLTQRVLCHFSVRVTDAPSSGDDEDGEDEAEDTGVDTAGAPYWTRPERMDKKLLAVPAANTVRFRCPAAGNPTPSISWLKNGKEFRGEHRIGGIKLRHQQWSLVMESVVPSDRGNYTCVVENKFGSIRQTYTLDVLERSPHRPILQAGLPANQTAVLGSDVEFHCKVYSDAQPHIQWLKHVEVNGSKVGPDGTPYVTVLKTAGANTTDKELEVLSLHNVTFEDAGEYTCLAGNSIGFSHHSAWLVVLPAEEELVESDEAGSVYAGILSYGAGFFLFILVVAAVTLCRLRSPPKKGLGSPTVHKISRFPLKRQVSLESNASMSSNTPLVRIARLSSGEGPTLANVSELELPADPKWELSRARLTLGKPLGEGCFGQVVMAEAIGIDKDRAARPVTVAVKMLKDDATDKDLSDLVSEMEMMKMIGKHKNIINLLGACTQGGPLYVLVEYAAKGNLREFLRARRPPGLDYSFDTCKPPEEQLTFKDLVSCAYQVARGMEYLASQKCIHRDLAARNVLVTEDNVMKIADFGLARDVHNLDYYKKTTNGRLPVKWMAPEALFDRVYTHQSDVWSFGVLLWEIFTLGGSPYPGIPVEELFKLLKEGHRMDKPANCTHDLYMIMRECWHAAPSQRPTFKQLVEDLDRVLTVTSTDEYLDLSAPFEQYSPGGQDTPSSSSSGDDSVFAHDLLPPAPPSSGGSRT encoded by the exons AAGTCCCGGGCCCAGAGCCCGGCCAGCATGAGCAGTTGGTCTTCGGCAGCGGGGACGCTGTGGAGCTGAGCTGTCCCCCGCCCGGGGGTGGTCCCATGGGGCCCACTGTCTGGGTCAAGGATGGCACAGGGCTGGTGCCCTCGGAGCGGGTCCTGGTGGGACCCCAGCGGCTGCAGGTGCTGAATGCCTCCCACGAGGACTCCGGGGCCTACAGCTGCCGGCAGCGGCTCACGCAGCGCGTCCTGTGCCACTTCAGTGTGCGGGTGACAG ATGCTCCATCCTCGGGAGATGACGAAGATGGGGAGGATGAGGCTGAGGACACAGGTGTGGACACAG CAGGGGCCCCTTACTGGACTCGGCCCGAGCGCATGGACAAGAAGCTGCTGGCCGTGCCGGCCGCCAACACCGTCCGCTTCCGCTGCCCGGCCGCCGGCAACCCCACCCCCTCCATCTCCTGGCTGAAGAATGGCAAGGAGTTCCGCGGGGAGCACCGCATCGGAGGCATCAAG CTGCGGCACCAGCAGTGGAGCCTGGTCATGGAAAGCGTGGTGCCCTCGGACCGTGGCAACTACACCTGCGTAGTGGAGAACAAGTTTGGCAGCATCCGGCAGACATACACGCTGGACGTGCTGG AGCGCTCCCCGCACCGGCCCATCCTGCAGGCGGGGCTGCCGGCCAACCAGACGGCGGTGCTGGGCAGCGATGTGGAGTTCCACTGCAAGGTGTACAGTGACGCACAGCCCCACATCCAGTGGCTGAAGCACGTGGAGGTGAACGGCAGCAAGGTGGGCCCTGATGGCACACCCTACGTTACCGTACTCAAG ACGGCAGGCGCTAACACCACCGACAAGGAGCTAGAGGTTCTGTCCTTGCACAACGTCACCTTTGAGGATGCCGGGGAGTACACCTGCCTGGCGGGCAATTCTATTGGGTTTTCTCATCACTCTGCGTGGCTGGTGGTGCTGCCAG CTGAGGAGGAGCTGGTGGAGTCTGACGAGGCGGGCAGTGTGTATGCAGGCATTCTCAGCTATGGGGCGGGCTTCTTCCTGTTCATCCTGGTGGTGGCGGCTGTGACGCTCTGCCGCCTGCGCAGCCCCCCCAAGAAAGGCCTGGGCTCCCCCACCGTGCACAAGATCTCCCGCTTCCCGCTCAAGCGACAG GTGTCCCTGGAGTCCAACGCGTCCATGAGCTCCAACACACCGCTGGTGCGCATTGCAAGGCTGTCCTCAGGGGAGGGCCCCACGCTGGCCAATGTCTCCGAGCTCGAGCTGCCTGCCGACCCCAAATGGGAGCTGTCTCGGGCCCG GCTGACCCTGGGCAAGCCCCTTGGGGAGGGCTGCTTCGGCCAGGTGGTCATGGCGGAGGCCATTGGCATTGACAAGGACCGGGCCGCCAGGCCTGTCACCGTAGCCGTGAAGATGCTGAAAG ACGATGCCACGGACAAGGATCTCTCAGACCTGGTgtctgagatggagatgatgAAGATGATTGGGAAACATAAGAACATCATCAACCTGCTGGGCGCTTGCACGCAGGGCG GGCCCCTGTACGTGCTGGTGGAGTACGCGGCCAAGGGCAACCTGCGGGAGTTCCTGCGGGCACGACGGCCCCCGGGCCTGGACTACTCCTTCGACACCTGCAAACCGCCCGAGGAGCAGCTCACCTTCAAGGACCTGGTGTCCTGTGCCTACCAGGTGGCCCGGGGCATGGAGTACTTGGCCTCCCAGAAG tGCATCCACAGGGACCTGGCCGCCCGCAATGTGCTGGTGACTGAGGACAACGTGATGAAGATCGCAGATTTTGGGCTGGCCCGGGACGTGCACAACCTCGACTACTACAAGAAGACAACCAAC GGCCGGCTGCCCGTGAAGTGGATGGCGCCTGAGGCCTTGTTTGACCGAGTCTACACTCACCAGAGTGACGT TTGGTCCTTTGGGGTCCTGCTCTGGGAGATCTTCACGCTGGGGGGCTCCCCGTACCCCGGCATCCCTGTGGAGGAGCTCTTCAAGCTGCTGAAGGAGGGCCACCGCATGGACAAGCCCGCCAACTGCACACACGACCT GTATATGATCATGCGGGAGTGCTGGCATGCTGCGCCCTCCCAGAGGCCCACCTTCAAGCAGCTGGTGGAGGACCTGGACCGTGTCCTTACTGTGACGTCCACTGAT GAGTACCTGGACCTGTCGGCGCCTTTCGAGCAGTACTCGCCTGGTGGCCAGGACACCCCCAGCTCCAGCTCCTCAGGGGATGACTCTGTGTTTGCCCACGACCTGCTGCCCCCGGCCCCACCCAGCAGTGGGGGCTCGCGGACGTGA